A stretch of the Duncaniella dubosii genome encodes the following:
- a CDS encoding ROK family protein: MIKPYVLGIDIGGTNTVFGIVDARGVVLASSSIKTQKHADFDDYLDELHTEVIRLLEANDALDKILGIGIGAPNANYYTGTIEGKVNLPWPSPLPLAQIVSEKFGIPVAITNDANAAAIGEMTYGAARGLRDFIMITLGTGVGSGIVINGQLVYGHDGFAGELGHTIIRRNNGRLCGCGRTGCLEAYCSATGVARTAREFLEIREDESLLRELPIDAITSKDVYDAAIKGDKLAKEIFEYTGNILGEAFADFTVFSSPEAIILFGGLAKSGDLLMRPLRESMEKNMLHIFKGKVKVIPSELKEADAAVLGASALGWEAGKANSAPNPVAVPAKTNE; the protein is encoded by the coding sequence ATGATTAAACCTTATGTTTTAGGTATCGACATAGGTGGAACCAACACCGTGTTTGGCATTGTTGACGCCCGTGGCGTTGTGCTTGCAAGTTCATCAATCAAGACTCAGAAGCATGCTGATTTCGATGATTATCTCGACGAGCTCCACACCGAAGTTATCCGTCTTCTTGAGGCCAACGATGCTCTCGACAAGATTCTCGGCATAGGCATCGGCGCTCCAAACGCCAACTATTACACCGGCACAATCGAAGGCAAGGTTAATCTCCCGTGGCCATCGCCGCTGCCTCTCGCGCAGATTGTAAGCGAGAAGTTCGGCATACCAGTGGCCATCACCAACGACGCAAACGCGGCAGCAATCGGCGAGATGACCTACGGCGCGGCCCGCGGTCTCCGCGATTTCATCATGATTACACTCGGCACAGGCGTCGGCAGCGGTATCGTCATCAACGGTCAGCTTGTCTATGGCCACGACGGTTTCGCCGGCGAGCTTGGCCACACAATAATCCGTCGCAACAACGGCCGTCTGTGCGGATGTGGCCGCACAGGCTGTCTCGAAGCATACTGCTCGGCCACAGGTGTCGCTCGCACTGCCCGCGAGTTCCTTGAAATCCGCGAGGACGAATCGCTGCTCCGCGAGCTCCCGATTGATGCGATAACATCAAAGGATGTCTACGACGCTGCCATTAAGGGCGATAAACTTGCTAAGGAGATTTTTGAATACACCGGCAATATCCTCGGTGAAGCGTTTGCTGATTTTACCGTGTTCTCTTCGCCGGAGGCCATTATCCTTTTCGGTGGTCTTGCCAAGTCGGGCGACCTTCTGATGCGTCCTCTGCGCGAGTCGATGGAGAAAAACATGCTCCATATCTTCAAGGGCAAGGTCAAGGTCATCCCCTCAGAGCTTAAGGAAGCCGATGCAGCCGTCCTTGGCGCGAGCGCGCTCGGCTGGGAGGCAGGCAAGGCCAACTCCGCCCCCAACCCCGTGGCCGTCCCCGCCAAGACAAACGAATAA
- a CDS encoding MraY family glycosyltransferase, whose protein sequence is MIIVSIAVLLEGNIKLGYSMFSDALSNCYLPLLSTFIALQLLYLTGLADDLIGIKYRAKFVVQLICAIFLLGGGVWFSSLGGVLGIGEVSPWFGYPFTIVVLVFLINAINLIDGIDGLASGLSSIVCVIYGVAFMFLSEYALAIVSFGTLGVLIPFFYYNVFGDVNKHKKIFMGDTGSLTIGLILGVLGTILYVHPNNNMLGVNPSIIAFSPLIVPCFDVIRVYMLRIRQHRSPFLPDKSHIHHKFLAAGMKPRMAMITIVSVSALFTIMNFALASYMKVNINIIVIIDVVVWTLGNYWVSRKIKTYQASLGSKNA, encoded by the coding sequence GTGATTATCGTTTCAATCGCCGTGCTGCTGGAAGGCAACATAAAGTTGGGCTATTCAATGTTTTCCGATGCACTTTCCAATTGCTACCTTCCGCTCCTTTCCACCTTCATCGCACTGCAGCTCCTCTACCTGACCGGCCTTGCCGACGACCTTATCGGTATCAAGTACCGTGCGAAGTTTGTGGTTCAGCTCATCTGTGCCATCTTCCTGCTTGGCGGAGGCGTATGGTTCTCCAGCCTCGGAGGCGTTCTCGGAATCGGTGAAGTGTCACCGTGGTTCGGTTACCCCTTCACAATCGTTGTTCTCGTGTTCCTCATCAATGCCATCAATCTCATCGACGGAATCGACGGACTCGCATCGGGTCTCAGCTCTATCGTATGTGTCATCTATGGTGTCGCATTCATGTTCCTCAGCGAATATGCTCTTGCCATAGTCAGCTTCGGCACACTCGGCGTACTCATCCCCTTCTTCTATTATAATGTGTTCGGCGATGTCAACAAACACAAGAAAATCTTCATGGGCGACACCGGTTCGCTGACAATCGGCCTTATCCTCGGTGTGCTCGGAACAATCCTCTATGTGCATCCCAACAACAACATGCTCGGTGTCAACCCGTCGATCATCGCATTCTCACCCCTGATTGTCCCCTGCTTCGACGTAATCAGAGTCTACATGCTCCGCATACGTCAGCACCGCAGCCCCTTCCTCCCCGACAAGAGCCATATACACCACAAGTTCCTTGCAGCAGGCATGAAACCGCGCATGGCCATGATTACAATCGTCAGCGTATCGGCGCTGTTCACCATCATGAACTTCGCTCTCGCCTCATATATGAAAGTGAACATCAACATCATCGTCATAATCGACGTTGTGGTCTGGACTCTCGGAAACTACTGGGTTTCACGCAAAATAAAGACCTATCAGGCATCACTTGGCTCAAAGAATGCCTAA
- a CDS encoding TonB-dependent receptor — protein MKKISILLAVMVLSLQAVCAQNIFKAKIIDGDCGETLVGATAIIQGTDKGAIADADGFLTITGIPDGPQTIVFSCVGYETERKKFVFPLANPGDINVISLEEDENELEEVVVTATRGTRTFNDLPTRVEFIGSEELEEKSLMKPGDIRMLLSESTGIQTQQTSAISGNSLIKIQGLDGKYTQILKDGFPAFSGAAAGLGLLQTPPLDLRQVEIIKGSSSTLYGGGAIAGLVNLVSKTPEEKRDFQIQLNGTTAKGLDVNSFYGERFGKVGTTVFASYNRNWAYDPSDVGFTAIPEFDRFTLNPTLFFYPGENTTANLGIEAMVEDRLGGDMDYIRNGHTEEHPYFERNRSQRYSSRLSVRHKFNEAGSLNVKNSVTLFRRKISIPDYRFDGDQWSSFSEVSYVNSGKRSEWVGGLNVWTEHFSEKQLTPMPVRDFSINTFGAFVQNTLNLSDRFILETGLRGDYVSDYGFAVLPRLSALFKINSKFSARIGGGFGYKPPSIFSEESERLQYENVLPIDRKFNKLERSYGANVDFNYRTSFADGRVIFTLNQLFFYTYLRHPLELKQESDGLYRFYNIAGNMNSKGAETNVKIMYSDFSLFLGYTYTDAVVRENGHRYAKTLTPKHRLNSMLMYEIEDSWRIGYELYYVGKQHLTDGLMGKDYVTMGFMIQKIWDRFSIYANFENFTDRRQTRFDTIYTGSVTNPEFRDIYAPLDGFVANAGVILKF, from the coding sequence ATGAAAAAGATTTCAATTTTATTAGCGGTAATGGTCTTGTCGCTACAGGCTGTTTGCGCTCAAAATATATTCAAGGCAAAAATCATAGACGGAGATTGTGGAGAGACCCTTGTGGGCGCGACAGCAATAATACAGGGAACTGATAAAGGGGCGATAGCGGATGCCGACGGTTTCCTTACCATAACTGGTATACCTGACGGTCCACAGACAATCGTATTCTCTTGTGTGGGATATGAGACCGAACGCAAAAAGTTTGTGTTTCCTTTGGCTAATCCCGGTGACATCAATGTGATTTCGCTTGAGGAAGATGAGAATGAACTTGAAGAAGTAGTGGTTACCGCAACGCGTGGCACGCGCACATTTAATGATCTCCCGACCCGTGTTGAATTCATCGGGTCTGAAGAACTCGAGGAAAAAAGTCTGATGAAGCCCGGAGATATCAGGATGCTCCTCAGCGAGAGCACCGGTATTCAGACCCAGCAGACATCCGCTATATCCGGAAATTCACTTATTAAGATTCAGGGTCTTGATGGAAAATACACCCAGATACTGAAGGATGGTTTTCCTGCGTTTTCGGGAGCTGCCGCCGGTCTCGGACTTCTGCAGACACCGCCTCTTGATCTGCGTCAGGTTGAAATCATCAAAGGTTCGTCAAGTACTCTTTACGGCGGGGGCGCTATCGCCGGACTTGTTAACCTTGTGTCTAAAACCCCTGAAGAGAAACGTGATTTTCAGATTCAACTCAATGGTACGACCGCTAAGGGACTTGATGTCAATTCATTCTATGGAGAGCGTTTCGGAAAGGTCGGCACGACGGTTTTTGCGTCATATAACCGGAACTGGGCTTATGACCCGTCAGACGTAGGTTTTACTGCCATTCCTGAGTTTGACCGCTTTACGCTTAACCCGACTTTGTTTTTCTATCCTGGTGAAAATACTACGGCTAATCTGGGGATTGAAGCGATGGTCGAAGACCGCTTGGGAGGGGATATGGATTATATCCGTAACGGACACACTGAAGAGCATCCATACTTCGAGCGTAACAGGTCGCAGCGCTATAGCTCCCGTTTGTCGGTCAGACATAAATTCAATGAGGCAGGCAGTCTTAACGTGAAAAACAGTGTGACTCTCTTCCGCCGTAAGATTTCCATTCCGGACTATCGTTTTGACGGAGATCAGTGGTCGTCATTCAGCGAAGTTTCCTATGTGAACTCCGGCAAGCGGAGCGAATGGGTGGGTGGTCTTAACGTATGGACCGAACATTTCAGCGAAAAGCAGTTGACCCCCATGCCTGTCCGCGATTTTTCAATAAATACGTTTGGAGCGTTCGTCCAGAACACGCTTAACCTGAGTGACAGATTCATTCTTGAGACAGGACTGCGAGGTGATTATGTCAGCGATTATGGCTTTGCGGTTTTGCCTCGTCTGTCGGCATTGTTTAAAATCAACAGTAAATTTTCGGCGCGCATAGGTGGAGGTTTCGGCTACAAACCGCCGTCGATATTCTCAGAAGAGAGCGAAAGGCTGCAATATGAAAACGTGTTGCCGATTGACAGGAAATTTAACAAACTGGAACGGAGCTATGGTGCGAATGTCGATTTTAATTACCGCACATCGTTTGCTGACGGGCGTGTGATTTTCACATTGAATCAGTTGTTTTTCTACACATATCTCCGTCATCCGCTTGAACTGAAGCAGGAGTCTGACGGTCTCTACAGATTCTATAACATAGCAGGTAATATGAACAGTAAGGGTGCTGAGACCAATGTTAAGATAATGTATTCTGATTTTAGCCTCTTTCTCGGTTATACCTACACTGATGCTGTCGTGAGAGAAAACGGCCATAGATATGCTAAGACTCTCACACCTAAACATCGTTTGAATTCCATGCTGATGTATGAGATTGAAGACAGCTGGCGCATAGGATATGAACTTTACTATGTCGGAAAACAGCATTTGACCGACGGTCTTATGGGAAAAGATTATGTCACAATGGGTTTTATGATTCAAAAGATATGGGACAGGTTTTCAATCTATGCAAACTTTGAAAACTTCACTGACCGTCGTCAGACTCGTTTCGACACCATTTACACCGGAAGCGTCACTAATCCCGAATTTCGCGACATATACGCTCCGCTTGACGGATTTGTGGCTAATGCAGGTGTGATATTAAAATTCTGA
- a CDS encoding vWA domain-containing protein yields the protein MKLKFLSCAALLCACAFPLTSCSDDDDKTTPEDRTDIPKDNLAQPNPKLGDEPNATIPNIQYTTVDEEGAAVFRIDMTGIQDKATLEWLRLLGTGEIGQNIWIEVDGQPKGVKVYNTADDNNERTLPIDLVFLVDNSGSMSQEANAIARDITAWAEKLSKTSLDINFGCVGYDGAITGAVNITSYQNLSDYLNRSGMTGVRRTKGFIGTESEITLYNEEKGNYRTGGGDALECGMAALRFATDLFSFRKNANRIFVNFTDEPNQNNKIDRFSVESLLTDWDTTLGTIHTVYSASKNSDKNESNRLMSEYTGGTVIYTNSSFTGVTLEDLPVTDAMRNSYVVRITNIRDLMDGQPHEVHITILSEDGTVRAERTFTVVFEAI from the coding sequence ATGAAACTCAAATTTTTGAGCTGTGCCGCACTACTCTGTGCCTGCGCATTCCCACTCACGTCCTGCTCCGATGACGACGACAAGACAACACCCGAAGACCGTACGGACATCCCGAAAGACAATCTGGCCCAGCCAAACCCCAAACTCGGCGACGAACCCAACGCAACTATCCCCAACATACAGTATACGACTGTGGACGAGGAGGGAGCTGCCGTCTTCAGAATCGACATGACCGGCATTCAGGACAAAGCAACCCTCGAATGGCTGCGACTGCTCGGCACTGGAGAAATCGGCCAGAACATCTGGATTGAAGTCGACGGACAGCCGAAAGGCGTAAAAGTCTACAATACAGCCGACGACAACAATGAACGCACATTGCCTATCGACCTCGTTTTCCTCGTAGACAACTCCGGATCAATGTCGCAGGAAGCCAATGCAATAGCACGCGACATAACCGCATGGGCTGAAAAGCTCTCAAAAACAAGCCTTGACATAAATTTCGGATGCGTCGGTTATGACGGGGCTATAACAGGAGCTGTAAACATCACCTCATATCAGAATCTCAGTGATTATCTCAACCGCTCCGGCATGACCGGTGTACGCCGGACAAAAGGATTCATCGGAACAGAATCCGAAATTACACTCTACAATGAAGAAAAAGGCAATTATCGCACAGGCGGAGGCGATGCCCTTGAATGTGGCATGGCAGCACTGAGATTTGCAACAGACCTCTTCTCGTTCCGCAAAAACGCCAACAGGATTTTTGTCAATTTCACTGACGAACCAAACCAGAATAATAAGATAGACCGTTTCTCAGTAGAATCACTCCTTACCGACTGGGACACGACATTGGGCACAATCCATACGGTGTACAGCGCCTCAAAGAATTCAGACAAAAATGAATCAAACCGCCTGATGTCGGAATATACCGGCGGCACTGTAATCTATACAAACAGCAGTTTCACAGGAGTGACGCTCGAAGACCTCCCCGTGACAGATGCCATGCGCAACTCCTACGTGGTACGCATCACCAACATCCGGGACCTCATGGACGGTCAGCCTCATGAAGTGCACATAACCATACTTTCAGAGGACGGTACAGTCCGTGCCGAACGCACGTTCACCGTAGTATTCGAAGCCATCTAA
- a CDS encoding MBL fold metallo-hydrolase — protein MITVTYLDHSGFAVTTPQAVMVFDYYKDPDKKLEKVLNDNPSKDVVFFVSHHHPDHFNTSIFELAQERKRTYVLSNDIFSKLVPQKGISVAWMSAGDVIDQIPGSKEVRAYGSTDAGVSYAITTAEDEVIFHAGDLNDWHWSEESTEREVAEAQAKFEKIVNRIAEDIPEIKIAMFPVDARMGADFAKGAEIFLSKAKVDNFFPMHFWGEPQKACDFQSYVPAGSTTKCHCLDKPGCSVEIR, from the coding sequence ATGATTACTGTAACATATCTTGACCACAGCGGGTTTGCAGTCACAACCCCGCAGGCTGTCATGGTGTTTGACTACTACAAAGACCCTGACAAGAAACTCGAAAAGGTGTTGAACGACAATCCGTCGAAAGACGTGGTGTTCTTCGTGTCACACCATCATCCCGATCATTTCAACACCTCGATATTCGAACTTGCGCAGGAACGCAAGCGCACTTATGTCCTTTCCAACGACATCTTCTCTAAGCTTGTCCCCCAAAAGGGTATTTCCGTCGCGTGGATGTCGGCCGGCGATGTCATTGACCAGATTCCCGGGTCAAAAGAAGTGAGGGCCTACGGCTCGACCGACGCAGGCGTAAGCTACGCCATCACCACCGCCGAAGACGAAGTGATTTTCCATGCCGGCGACCTCAACGACTGGCACTGGAGCGAGGAATCGACCGAACGCGAAGTTGCCGAGGCTCAGGCCAAATTTGAAAAGATCGTCAACCGCATCGCCGAGGACATTCCTGAAATAAAGATCGCCATGTTCCCCGTCGATGCCCGTATGGGAGCTGATTTTGCCAAAGGTGCTGAAATTTTCCTCTCGAAAGCCAAGGTCGACAACTTCTTCCCGATGCACTTCTGGGGCGAACCGCAGAAGGCATGCGATTTCCAGTCGTATGTCCCCGCCGGCTCGACAACCAAGTGCCACTGCCTCGACAAACCCGGCTGCAGCGTGGAAATCAGATAG
- a CDS encoding FAD:protein FMN transferase, giving the protein MSRNILTKWKILYLFGILMSLTVITSCNGRPTYRSFQGGVWNTTYNICYNSDRDLNDSIIAVMKQVEMSLSPFNDSSLISRINRGETCEADSLVRRIFIKSQEVNRASYGRFDPTLAPLINLWGFGYRKTGVEPTREMIDSVMRSVGIAECRIDSGNLIVRKTPQTEFNFSAITKGYGCDLVGEMLRRNGCEDFMVEIGGEIALGGKNPRGEEWHIMIDAPLENDTSIIHSRMAVIAVSGCGVATSGNYRNFKQTSSGRVWHTISTTDGLPAHTDLLSATVIAPSAMEADAYATACMAMNSDSARAMLDSLNGIEALLVTLNPTDSSYVIVPTRGFPEIRK; this is encoded by the coding sequence ATGAGCCGTAATATCCTTACAAAATGGAAGATTCTGTACCTGTTTGGTATACTAATGTCACTGACGGTCATCACTTCATGCAACGGACGGCCGACATACCGCAGCTTTCAGGGAGGGGTCTGGAACACCACATATAATATATGCTACAATTCAGACCGCGACCTCAACGATTCGATAATCGCGGTGATGAAGCAGGTCGAAATGTCGCTGTCGCCGTTCAACGACAGTTCCCTGATCTCTCGAATCAACCGTGGAGAAACATGCGAGGCCGATTCGCTCGTCAGACGGATATTCATCAAATCGCAGGAGGTGAACCGCGCAAGCTACGGACGCTTCGATCCGACACTCGCCCCTCTCATCAATCTCTGGGGATTCGGCTACAGAAAGACCGGAGTCGAACCGACCCGCGAAATGATCGACAGCGTGATGCGCTCGGTGGGGATAGCCGAATGCCGGATAGACAGCGGAAACCTTATCGTACGCAAGACCCCGCAGACAGAATTCAATTTCTCGGCCATCACCAAGGGCTACGGGTGTGACCTCGTCGGAGAGATGCTGCGCCGAAACGGCTGCGAAGACTTCATGGTTGAAATCGGTGGTGAGATAGCCCTTGGCGGGAAAAATCCGCGAGGCGAGGAATGGCACATCATGATTGACGCCCCACTCGAAAACGACACATCAATAATCCATTCGCGCATGGCCGTGATAGCCGTAAGCGGCTGCGGAGTGGCCACCTCAGGCAACTATCGCAATTTCAAGCAGACTTCATCGGGGCGCGTATGGCACACCATCAGCACCACCGACGGACTTCCGGCCCACACCGACTTGCTGTCGGCGACTGTCATCGCACCGTCAGCAATGGAAGCCGATGCCTATGCCACCGCGTGCATGGCCATGAATTCCGACAGCGCCAGAGCAATGCTCGACAGCCTGAACGGGATAGAAGCGCTTCTGGTAACCCTAAATCCGACAGATTCAAGCTATGTCATTGTACCTACACGCGGCTTTCCTGAAATCAGAAAATGA
- a CDS encoding response regulator transcription factor translates to MSTRLLVIDDEESICEILKYNLQKEGYLVDTAYSAEEALEMDLTPYDLFIVDIMMERLSGFDFAKRLRNSSEMEDVPIIFCSALNGEDDTVMGLNIGADDYITKPFKISEMLARVNAVLRRTQIARRAREATSAVLHDGLEPQIVYQGLRIDPNEKICYLDGDKVALTKTEFEILAFFLTRRNRIYSREEIIRHVWADDVVVTNRTIDTNITRLRKKIGHYGNNIETRLGFGYGFKEKD, encoded by the coding sequence ATGAGTACCCGCCTTTTAGTAATAGACGACGAAGAGTCAATCTGCGAAATCCTGAAGTATAATCTTCAGAAAGAAGGATATCTGGTCGACACCGCCTATAGCGCTGAAGAGGCATTGGAAATGGATCTCACCCCCTACGACCTTTTCATCGTTGACATCATGATGGAACGTCTCAGCGGATTTGACTTTGCCAAACGCCTGCGCAACTCATCTGAAATGGAAGACGTGCCAATCATTTTCTGTTCGGCTCTCAACGGCGAGGACGATACTGTCATGGGGCTGAACATCGGGGCAGACGACTACATCACGAAGCCGTTCAAGATAAGCGAGATGCTTGCAAGGGTCAACGCCGTGTTGCGTCGCACCCAGATTGCACGCCGTGCGCGCGAAGCGACATCTGCCGTCTTACACGACGGACTCGAACCCCAGATCGTATATCAGGGACTGCGCATAGACCCCAACGAAAAAATCTGCTATCTCGACGGAGATAAGGTCGCACTGACCAAAACCGAATTCGAGATACTCGCCTTTTTCCTCACGCGCCGCAACCGCATCTATTCGCGCGAGGAAATCATACGCCATGTGTGGGCCGATGACGTAGTGGTCACAAACCGCACGATTGATACCAACATCACACGTCTCCGCAAAAAAATCGGACATTACGGCAACAACATCGAAACTCGCTTAGGGTTCGGCTATGGGTTTAAAGAGAAGGATTAA
- a CDS encoding sensor histidine kinase, which translates to MGLKRRINYQWRLFLPIATALCIVFGAIIFYQYKREANYRAQVFNTEIDLIDSRILDAYRQDVNLRTFLSFIQQFFQGSMFEGVRVSVYTDDRLTYSLGTPIPLDMTDVDIRKRSATYSNIEGSDGERLVRREEDKLYFFSKVKSDDGKVTVCTAMPYSDNVHDAIDIDMRVWLVILSALAVTLIIAYLSTRILSRNVVLLREFAYNAASGGKVREDYEFPRNELGDISREILKFYHDRNKSLETIKRERRISIHAIEEKAKISRQMTNNINHEIKTPVGIIRGYLESILGDPEMDDQTRTRFLERMMTNVERLTSLLNDVSTMTRLENGADMIAVESVNMHDLVYQIEYDLPANNLAGKMEFQFDIPLDCEVTGNYSLLNGMVCGLIKNSALYSGGTEIHLNMISENERFYVFSFYDNGNGVGEEHIPHLFERFYRVDNGRSRKMGGTGLGLPIVKSTIDSLGGTISVHNRSKGGLEYIFTLPKYVDKD; encoded by the coding sequence ATGGGTTTAAAGAGAAGGATTAACTACCAGTGGAGACTCTTCCTGCCGATTGCGACAGCGCTGTGCATCGTGTTCGGTGCCATAATATTCTATCAATATAAGAGAGAGGCCAACTATCGCGCGCAGGTGTTCAACACCGAAATCGACCTGATCGACAGCCGCATTCTTGACGCATACCGTCAGGATGTCAATCTGCGTACATTCCTGTCATTCATCCAGCAATTTTTCCAAGGCTCGATGTTTGAGGGAGTGCGTGTCAGCGTCTACACCGACGACCGCCTTACATACTCGCTCGGCACCCCCATCCCCCTTGACATGACCGATGTCGACATACGTAAACGAAGCGCTACGTACTCAAACATAGAAGGATCTGACGGAGAACGTCTTGTCCGGCGCGAAGAAGACAAACTTTATTTCTTCTCCAAGGTCAAGAGCGACGACGGCAAGGTCACGGTCTGCACCGCGATGCCCTACAGCGATAATGTCCACGATGCCATCGACATCGACATGAGAGTGTGGCTCGTGATTCTGTCGGCCCTTGCCGTAACCCTGATCATCGCCTATCTGTCTACCCGGATATTGTCGCGCAACGTAGTGCTGCTGCGCGAGTTTGCCTACAATGCTGCCTCAGGTGGAAAAGTCAGGGAGGACTACGAATTCCCGCGAAACGAACTGGGCGACATATCCCGTGAAATCCTCAAATTCTATCATGACCGCAACAAGAGTCTCGAAACAATAAAGCGCGAACGCAGGATATCAATACACGCCATCGAAGAAAAAGCCAAGATTTCGCGTCAGATGACCAACAACATCAACCACGAAATCAAAACTCCGGTCGGAATCATACGCGGTTATCTCGAATCAATCCTCGGCGACCCGGAAATGGACGACCAGACGCGCACCCGCTTCCTTGAGCGCATGATGACCAATGTCGAGCGACTGACCTCGCTCCTCAACGACGTATCGACAATGACCCGCCTCGAAAACGGCGCTGACATGATAGCCGTTGAAAGCGTCAACATGCACGACCTCGTCTACCAGATTGAATATGACCTTCCGGCCAACAACCTTGCCGGAAAGATGGAATTCCAGTTCGACATCCCGCTGGACTGCGAGGTCACAGGCAACTACAGCCTGCTCAACGGCATGGTGTGCGGACTCATCAAGAATTCGGCTCTCTATTCGGGAGGAACCGAAATACACCTCAACATGATTTCTGAAAACGAACGGTTCTACGTGTTCAGCTTCTATGACAACGGCAACGGTGTAGGTGAAGAGCATATCCCCCACCTGTTTGAGCGGTTCTACCGTGTCGACAACGGACGCTCACGTAAAATGGGCGGGACAGGACTCGGACTGCCGATCGTCAAGAGCACCATAGACTCTCTCGGAGGGACAATCTCGGTTCACAACCGTTCGAAAGGCGGCCTTGAATACATATTCACACTGCCAAAATACGTTGATAAAGACTGA
- the zupT gene encoding zinc transporter ZupT: protein MPELSTILIALGLTALAGLSTGIGALISFFTRSTDTRMLAGALGLSAGVMVYISFMELMPQAVESLEAIYSDRVATSIMLAAFFGGIGLIAAIDYLVPEDENPHETHTMNELERSDSHHKLKRTGTMLALAIGIHNFPEGMATFISCLDGLEVALPIMVAIAIHNIPEGIAVSVPIYHSTGDRRKALRYSLISGLAEPAGALVGMAFLLPFWSPMVNAICLASVAGIMVYIAFDELLPSAESFGHHHLSLLGVIVGMAIMALTILVL, encoded by the coding sequence ATGCCTGAATTATCAACCATACTTATTGCCTTGGGACTTACGGCTTTGGCCGGTCTGTCGACAGGAATCGGAGCTTTGATTTCTTTTTTCACCCGAAGCACCGACACCCGTATGCTGGCTGGTGCGCTCGGACTTTCGGCCGGCGTGATGGTCTACATTTCATTCATGGAGCTTATGCCACAGGCTGTCGAGTCGCTCGAAGCCATCTACTCTGACCGCGTGGCCACATCAATAATGCTTGCAGCCTTTTTCGGAGGAATAGGGCTGATAGCCGCCATCGACTATCTTGTCCCCGAGGATGAGAATCCTCATGAGACACACACCATGAATGAGCTGGAGAGGTCTGACAGCCATCACAAGCTGAAACGTACCGGCACGATGCTGGCTCTCGCCATCGGCATCCATAATTTCCCCGAGGGAATGGCTACCTTTATTTCATGTCTCGACGGTCTTGAAGTGGCGCTGCCGATCATGGTGGCGATAGCCATCCACAATATCCCGGAGGGGATTGCTGTCTCCGTCCCGATCTATCATTCCACAGGCGACCGCCGCAAGGCACTGCGCTACTCGCTCATATCGGGTCTCGCCGAACCGGCCGGGGCGCTTGTCGGCATGGCCTTCCTCCTTCCGTTCTGGTCTCCGATGGTCAATGCCATCTGTCTTGCCTCTGTGGCCGGAATCATGGTGTATATAGCTTTCGACGAGCTGCTGCCAAGCGCCGAAAGCTTCGGCCATCATCATCTTTCTCTTTTAGGCGTCATCGTCGGTATGGCAATCATGGCTCTGACAATCCTTGTGTTATAG